One window of Phalacrocorax carbo chromosome 1, bPhaCar2.1, whole genome shotgun sequence genomic DNA carries:
- the CYSLTR2 gene encoding cysteinyl leukotriene receptor 2 produces the protein MALDNLTNSSFNCTIDSFKQVIYPTMYLLIFFLGAVGNGLSIYVFFQPSQRKTSVNIYMQNLAVSDLMFVSTLPFRATYFLLGSHWIFGDVACRIMTYTLYVNMYCSIYFLTMLSVVRFIAIVYPFKHWKITNMKYAKITCAVIWVFVLAASSPLLTKGIAGYISPAKCLDLHPSNTHRLLMMNIFVIIVGFILPFCTIIVCYVFAIKALLKSRTPQGKKAVCHKKALSTIIITLILFLLCFLPYHILRTVHLMYGSCSQGNLSVHKALVVTLCLAAMNSCLDPILYYFAAENFKARIRSLYRR, from the coding sequence atggcGCTAGACAACCTCACCAACAGCTCCTTCAACTGTACGATTGACAGCTTCAAGCAAGTCATTTATCCCACCATGTATCTCCTTATCTTCTTCCTTGGTGCTGTTGGAAATGGCCTATCcatttatgttttcttccagCCTTCACAGAGGAAGACCTCAGTTAACATTTACATGCAGAACTTGGCTGTTTCAGATCTCATGTTTGTAAGCACTTTGCCCTTTCGGGCCACATATTTCCTGTTGGGATCACATTGGATATTTGGTGATGTCGCCTGCAGGATCATGACTTACACCTTGTATGTGAACATGTActgcagcatttattttctcaccATGCTCAGCGTGGTTCGTTTCATAGCCATCGTCTACCCATtcaaacactggaaaataacCAACATGAAGTACGCCAAGATAACATGTGCAGTCATATGGGTCTTCGTGCTGGCAGCCTCCAGCCCTCTGTTAACCAAGGGAATCGCTGGGTACATCAGCCCAGCCAAGTGCTTGGATCTCCACCCCTCCAACACTCACAGGCTCCTCATGATGAACATCTTTGTCATCATTGTGGGCTTCATTCTGCCATTTTGCACAATTATTGTCTGCTATGTCTTTGCAATCAAAGCATTGCTCAAGTCCAGGACTCCGCAGGGCAAGAAGGCAGTCTGTCACAAGAAGGCACTGTCAACCATCATCATCACtctcatcctcttcctcctctgtttcCTGCCATATCACATACTGCGAACTGTCCACCTGATGTACGGCAGCTGCAGCCAGGGTAATCTGTCTGTGCACAAAGCACTGGTGGTCACTCTCTGCCTTGCTGCCATGAACAGCTGCCTTGATCCCATCCTCTATtactttgctgctgaaaatttCAAAGCGAGAATCAGAAGTTTGTACCGCAGGTAG